From Nguyenibacter vanlangensis, one genomic window encodes:
- a CDS encoding phage terminase large subunit family protein — protein sequence MKTINLNSLSNIGGIKRAIRRGLGMLRPPPDLPPSAWCEENLKIPAGNAIPGLYRILNAPIQREPMDMFIDPDCRRVTLMWGAQTGKTTCALGMQGYAIAQRPRSQMMMQPSQGDLKTWLETKFNPLVEASETISRLIAKPRGREGVNNQSMKSYPGGFLMFAWAGSTKTMRGRSAPLIVCDETDGYKLTEEGHPVWLLWQRAATFGSDRFLLEISTPTIKGASHIEDAYEDGDKRRFHVRCPDCGELQPLHWGNVRWKGRLSAELDDAERDLTHDDHEPETAEYACDHCGSLWSDAQRINAIRKAEADGGGWVAEKPFRGHASYHAWEAYSTFRKLGDIVQDYLDKLKADDLQSFANVSLSRTYELKGDGVEPDALYARREPFGKHLPDNVLYITLGADMQMDRLEYEIVGWGPQGESWSLEYGVLWGDPLAGDVFGDLEAVIKGRTFTRRNGDTIGISASCLDTGGTTGYPQAAWDWLKGKTGRRIFGVKGYSPSWGNPIVPAPQRRKSGKARRKVDIFPVAVDEAKLVIMRRIAQTVGAKEAGGPGYMHVPDDRPEDWFKQLAAEKLVIRKGTSRREWLKPLKARNEALDCRVYAYAALKIMNPSLILSPPDVQPEEKKEDTPPLPQVAGRRKWRRPG from the coding sequence TTGAAGACGATCAATCTGAACAGCCTGAGTAATATAGGCGGCATTAAACGCGCCATTCGCCGGGGCCTGGGGATGCTGCGGCCTCCGCCGGACCTGCCGCCGTCCGCGTGGTGTGAAGAAAACCTGAAAATCCCCGCGGGGAACGCCATCCCCGGCCTGTATCGCATCCTGAACGCGCCGATCCAGCGTGAGCCGATGGACATGTTTATTGATCCGGATTGTCGCCGCGTCACGCTGATGTGGGGTGCGCAGACCGGAAAAACCACATGCGCCCTCGGGATGCAGGGTTACGCCATCGCACAGCGGCCCAGGTCGCAAATGATGATGCAGCCATCGCAAGGTGATTTGAAAACGTGGCTTGAGACCAAGTTTAATCCTCTGGTCGAGGCGAGCGAAACTATTTCCCGCCTGATCGCCAAGCCGCGCGGTCGAGAAGGCGTCAATAACCAGTCCATGAAATCGTATCCGGGCGGGTTTCTGATGTTCGCCTGGGCGGGTTCGACCAAGACGATGCGCGGTCGGTCTGCGCCGCTGATCGTGTGCGATGAGACGGACGGTTATAAGCTGACCGAGGAAGGGCACCCGGTATGGCTGTTGTGGCAGCGCGCCGCGACGTTCGGTTCCGACCGGTTTTTGCTGGAAATCTCTACGCCGACCATCAAGGGCGCATCGCATATAGAAGACGCCTATGAGGATGGCGACAAGCGCCGGTTCCACGTCCGCTGCCCCGATTGCGGCGAATTGCAGCCGCTCCATTGGGGAAATGTCCGTTGGAAAGGCCGCCTGTCTGCCGAATTGGACGATGCGGAGCGGGATTTAACGCATGATGATCATGAGCCGGAAACGGCCGAATATGCGTGTGATCATTGCGGCTCCCTGTGGTCCGACGCGCAGCGGATCAACGCCATCCGCAAGGCCGAAGCGGACGGGGGCGGATGGGTCGCGGAAAAGCCCTTCCGTGGTCATGCGTCCTATCACGCATGGGAAGCCTACAGCACGTTCCGCAAGCTGGGCGACATCGTCCAAGATTATCTGGACAAGCTGAAAGCGGATGACCTGCAATCGTTCGCGAACGTGTCCCTGTCGCGGACCTATGAACTCAAGGGCGACGGGGTTGAGCCGGACGCGCTCTATGCGCGGCGCGAACCATTCGGCAAGCACCTGCCGGATAACGTCCTGTATATCACGCTGGGGGCGGATATGCAGATGGACCGCCTGGAATACGAAATCGTCGGCTGGGGGCCGCAGGGTGAGTCCTGGTCCCTGGAATACGGGGTGTTGTGGGGCGATCCCCTGGCCGGCGACGTATTCGGCGATCTGGAAGCCGTGATCAAGGGGCGGACCTTCACGCGCCGGAACGGCGATACGATCGGCATATCCGCGTCGTGCCTGGATACCGGCGGCACCACGGGATATCCGCAGGCCGCGTGGGATTGGCTCAAGGGCAAGACGGGGCGGCGCATATTCGGCGTGAAGGGCTATTCGCCGTCCTGGGGCAATCCGATCGTCCCCGCGCCGCAACGGCGGAAGTCGGGCAAGGCGCGCCGCAAGGTCGATATCTTCCCGGTCGCGGTCGATGAAGCAAAGCTGGTGATCATGCGCCGGATTGCGCAGACGGTCGGGGCGAAAGAGGCAGGTGGCCCCGGATATATGCACGTGCCGGACGATCGGCCGGAAGATTGGTTTAAACAGCTTGCGGCGGAAAAGCTGGTGATCCGCAAGGGGACGTCTCGCCGGGAATGGTTGAAACCCCTCAAGGCCAGGAACGAGGCGTTGGACTGTCGCGTGTATGCCTACGCCGCATTAAAAATCATGAACCCGTCGCTTATTTTGTCGCCTCCTGACGTGCAGCCCGAGGAAAAGAAAGAGGATACTCCGCCCTTGCCCCAGGTAGCAGGGCGGCGGAAATGGAGACGGCCGGGTTGA
- a CDS encoding phage portal protein — translation MGIVANLFKLPGSGKRELGSAMYGPRARKAMRLVGGIDAARVDRFAETWTGTPVTPDEMIRLWHRILQARSRDMAINDPYMRNFVRRARVNVIGHGPKLKCAVQMASGQRDDTKTNSAVMQSWDEWKHPENCDVTGTETFRSLELTVQNALTIDGEAFVKIVSGGPFGIQLQLIDAVRCPVDYDFSSDGKGTYIRSGIEFDQHDRPVAYHFSTDDNNGDYYQFGGMKYHRVPADEVLHIFRKEMIGQKRGLPWAMSALFRLKRLRGFEDNAAMNAEVGAGKMGIISWDPDAGPEKEDDQEEIRITAEGGTFVELPSGARLDKWDPSFPETAMTSFTKTLLRGAGAGMGVMYPGLGNDLEGVNFSSIRAGALDERELWKEDQRLIIEGLHLPIFRRWAAAALLRGMVVNDDGYVVPAGKLRAIVRHSTFHGRRWDWVDPKSDAVANRMAMENLIKSPQEIIRERGHDPTQVIQEIAQWYRDLKAAGVPDPVIALAAGQQFKVMIDEKPDGSAASGNDEKQ, via the coding sequence ATGGGCATCGTGGCGAATCTGTTTAAACTGCCCGGAAGCGGAAAGCGCGAATTGGGTAGCGCGATGTATGGACCGCGCGCCCGCAAGGCCATGCGCCTGGTTGGCGGGATCGACGCGGCGCGGGTGGATCGGTTTGCCGAGACATGGACCGGAACGCCCGTTACGCCCGACGAAATGATCCGCCTGTGGCATCGTATTTTGCAGGCGCGTTCGCGGGATATGGCGATCAATGATCCGTATATGCGCAATTTCGTGCGCCGGGCACGGGTCAACGTTATCGGTCATGGCCCGAAGCTGAAATGCGCCGTCCAGATGGCATCCGGACAGCGGGATGACACGAAGACGAATTCGGCTGTCATGCAGTCCTGGGACGAATGGAAGCACCCCGAGAATTGCGATGTGACGGGGACGGAAACGTTCCGGTCGCTGGAACTGACCGTTCAGAACGCGCTGACGATCGACGGAGAGGCGTTCGTCAAAATAGTTTCAGGCGGCCCGTTCGGCATCCAGTTACAGTTGATCGACGCCGTGCGCTGCCCGGTGGATTATGATTTTTCAAGTGACGGAAAAGGGACGTATATCCGGAGCGGGATCGAATTCGATCAGCATGACCGACCGGTTGCCTACCATTTCTCGACCGACGACAATAACGGAGACTATTACCAGTTCGGCGGTATGAAGTATCACCGCGTTCCGGCGGACGAGGTTCTTCATATCTTCCGAAAGGAAATGATCGGGCAAAAGCGGGGCTTGCCGTGGGCAATGTCCGCGCTGTTCCGGCTCAAGCGCCTGCGCGGGTTTGAAGATAACGCGGCGATGAATGCCGAGGTCGGCGCGGGAAAAATGGGGATCATCAGTTGGGACCCCGACGCCGGCCCCGAAAAAGAGGATGATCAGGAAGAAATCCGCATCACGGCGGAAGGCGGGACGTTCGTCGAACTGCCGTCCGGTGCCCGCCTGGACAAATGGGACCCCTCCTTCCCCGAAACTGCCATGACATCGTTCACAAAGACGCTGCTGCGCGGGGCAGGGGCTGGCATGGGGGTGATGTATCCCGGCTTGGGTAATGACCTGGAAGGCGTTAATTTCAGTTCCATTCGCGCCGGGGCATTGGACGAACGGGAATTGTGGAAGGAAGACCAGCGACTGATTATCGAGGGTCTACACCTGCCGATTTTCCGACGCTGGGCCGCTGCCGCCTTGCTGCGCGGTATGGTGGTGAACGATGACGGGTACGTGGTGCCAGCCGGCAAATTGCGCGCCATCGTCCGCCATTCCACGTTCCACGGGCGGCGCTGGGATTGGGTCGATCCGAAGTCCGACGCGGTAGCTAACCGTATGGCCATGGAAAACCTGATCAAGTCGCCGCAGGAAATCATCCGTGAGCGTGGCCATGATCCGACACAGGTCATTCAGGAAATCGCGCAATGGTATCGCGATTTGAAGGCGGCAGGCGTCCCCGATCCTGTAATTGCCCTGGCAGCCGGGCAGCAATTCAAGGTCATGATTGACGAAAAACCGGACGGCTCCGCCGCCTCGGGCAACGATGAGAAGCAATGA
- a CDS encoding glycoside hydrolase family 104 protein — protein sequence MARLTGISRNMSAFLDMIAISELGVALIRESDDGYNVLVGSTAAKPLLFRSYATHPDVYNRALNSDAAGAYQFMARYWPYYRDRLGLADFGPVSQDRWAIEMIRECGAVAAIEAGRITQAIGLCKSRWASLPGAGYGQHEHTAGYLVAAYQGAGGVMA from the coding sequence ATGGCGCGGCTGACAGGTATCTCGCGGAATATGTCCGCGTTTCTCGACATGATCGCGATTTCGGAACTCGGTGTGGCCCTGATCCGTGAGAGTGACGACGGTTATAACGTGCTGGTCGGCTCGACGGCCGCAAAGCCGCTGTTGTTTCGCTCGTATGCGACGCATCCGGACGTTTATAACCGCGCCCTCAATTCGGACGCGGCGGGCGCGTATCAGTTCATGGCCCGGTATTGGCCGTATTACCGCGATCGGCTGGGGCTGGCAGATTTCGGCCCCGTGTCACAGGACCGATGGGCAATCGAGATGATCCGCGAGTGTGGCGCGGTGGCGGCGATCGAAGCTGGGCGCATCACCCAGGCGATCGGGCTGTGCAAATCGCGCTGGGCCAGCCTGCCGGGTGCCGGATACGGGCAGCATGAGCACACGGCCGGGTATCTGGTCGCGGCGTATCAGGGTGCAGGTGGGGTGATGGCGTGA
- a CDS encoding phage major capsid protein, whose product MTVQGVDRDARTVDLAFSSERAEVPRWFGTEVLGHEPGEVRMDRLNDGAPMLVSHDIRDQVGIVERASIDADRVGRATVRFGKSARASEIFDDIADGIRKHVSVGYRVHGMRLAETRDNGATEVYRITDWEPTEISTVPVPADHSVGIGRDLSPVDVPKSENIVDDITPIEQTGARATTHMTDITEQERQAAIDAERARVNDILDLGRQYNATDMAMDHARNPNASVSDFQRALLERTGKSAPVPPKTSDVGMTRRDMGKYSIVRAIRALADPANRRAQDDAGFEREVGDEARKHQRNSDSGNFVIPSDVLRHAVDGTRDMNAGTNGQTGAGSTGGATIQTSLLASSYIDILRNKAIFTRGISMLGGLVGNIEIPKQTATTQGYWIGEGDAPTTSNMDFGQVKLSPNTVAAYTDITRRLIMQSSMDVEALVRRDLAIQMGLTIDSSGYYGSGTGNQPQGLKGLTGIGAMTFAAAQPSYAEIVEMETTIALANADAETMMYKARADFRGYAKQTLKFPGVNGSATIWEPGDTVNGYRCPISQQIATGDLFMGNWSDIIMGMWGGLELMVDPYSNSTSGGIRVVTFQDIDWACRQTAAFVVGSKPAA is encoded by the coding sequence ATGACCGTGCAGGGGGTCGATCGCGACGCCCGCACCGTCGATCTGGCATTTTCCAGCGAGCGCGCTGAAGTCCCGCGCTGGTTTGGGACCGAAGTGCTGGGGCATGAGCCCGGCGAAGTCCGTATGGACCGGCTGAATGATGGCGCGCCCATGCTGGTCAGCCATGACATCCGCGATCAGGTCGGGATTGTCGAGCGCGCCAGCATCGACGCGGACCGCGTCGGCCGGGCGACGGTCCGCTTCGGGAAATCGGCCCGCGCCAGCGAGATTTTCGACGATATTGCGGACGGAATCCGCAAGCATGTATCGGTCGGATACCGTGTGCACGGCATGCGGCTGGCCGAGACGCGCGACAATGGCGCGACCGAGGTCTATCGGATCACCGATTGGGAACCGACCGAGATTTCCACCGTGCCGGTCCCTGCCGACCATTCTGTGGGCATTGGGCGCGATTTGTCGCCTGTTGACGTGCCCAAGTCCGAAAACATCGTCGATGATATAACCCCAATCGAACAAACCGGGGCAAGAGCAACCACCCATATGACCGACATCACCGAGCAGGAACGGCAGGCGGCTATCGACGCCGAGCGTGCCCGCGTCAACGATATTCTCGACCTGGGGCGCCAGTATAACGCCACGGACATGGCCATGGACCATGCCCGGAACCCGAATGCGTCCGTATCGGATTTTCAGCGCGCGCTGCTGGAACGCACCGGCAAGTCCGCACCCGTGCCGCCGAAGACGTCCGATGTGGGCATGACCCGCCGCGACATGGGCAAGTATTCGATCGTCCGCGCAATCCGCGCGCTGGCCGATCCCGCCAATCGCCGTGCGCAGGATGATGCCGGCTTCGAACGCGAGGTCGGCGACGAAGCCCGCAAGCATCAGCGGAATTCCGACAGCGGAAATTTCGTGATCCCGTCCGATGTGCTGCGCCACGCCGTGGACGGCACCCGCGACATGAACGCGGGAACGAACGGCCAGACCGGGGCAGGCAGCACTGGCGGCGCGACCATCCAGACGTCCCTGCTGGCGTCGTCTTATATCGATATCCTGCGCAATAAGGCGATTTTCACCCGTGGCATTTCGATGCTGGGCGGGCTGGTCGGCAATATCGAAATCCCCAAGCAGACCGCGACTACGCAGGGCTATTGGATCGGCGAGGGGGATGCGCCGACCACGTCGAACATGGATTTCGGGCAGGTCAAGCTGTCGCCGAATACCGTGGCCGCCTATACCGACATCACCCGGCGGCTGATCATGCAGTCCAGTATGGACGTGGAAGCCCTGGTGCGGCGCGATCTGGCCATCCAGATGGGTCTGACCATCGACTCGTCGGGTTATTACGGCTCCGGCACCGGCAACCAGCCGCAGGGACTCAAGGGACTGACCGGTATCGGCGCGATGACGTTCGCGGCCGCCCAGCCGTCCTATGCTGAAATCGTCGAGATGGAAACGACGATCGCCCTGGCGAACGCCGACGCCGAGACGATGATGTACAAGGCGCGGGCCGACTTCCGGGGCTATGCCAAGCAGACCCTGAAATTCCCCGGCGTGAACGGCTCGGCCACGATCTGGGAACCCGGTGACACCGTCAACGGCTACCGGTGTCCCATTTCGCAGCAGATCGCCACGGGCGATTTGTTCATGGGGAACTGGTCCGACATCATCATGGGCATGTGGGGCGGCCTGGAACTGATGGTGGACCCCTACAGCAACAGCACGTCCGGCGGCATCCGCGTGGTGACGTTCCAGGATATCGACTGGGCGTGCCGCCAGACGGCCGCCTTCGTCGTCGGCAGCAAGCCGGCGGCTTGA
- a CDS encoding ParB N-terminal domain-containing protein has protein sequence MTETFNSLLAKGVFKKNKLYTIRLADLRVEPGFNLRDPADVQSPAIDPLVNFILAGGSLPPLEVRVDPDGTVYIVDGHRRHAAYSIAATAGHPVEWVDTIPFRGNTIDATARIIECASGEPLTPLQKAFGYHRMEQAGLSANDIAIRFSVTRQSVDGLLLLAKAEPGIHDLVRAGTVSAAIAADVIRTHGDKALAYLTGQVERATSQGKKKVTASTMGKALPRRLTETLAAVTENFCASLPQDVAEVILSPADVAEEKTVPVKVSELAALLKAHAEIMEFKTKHQ, from the coding sequence GTGACCGAGACGTTTAATAGCCTTCTCGCCAAGGGCGTTTTCAAGAAGAACAAACTCTATACGATCCGCCTTGCGGACCTGCGCGTTGAACCAGGCTTCAACCTGCGCGACCCGGCGGATGTGCAGTCCCCGGCGATTGACCCGCTGGTGAATTTCATCCTGGCCGGCGGAAGCCTTCCGCCCCTGGAAGTCCGGGTCGATCCGGACGGCACCGTCTATATCGTGGACGGGCATCGCCGCCATGCCGCCTATTCCATCGCGGCAACGGCCGGCCACCCGGTCGAATGGGTGGACACTATCCCGTTCCGTGGCAACACGATCGACGCCACGGCGCGTATCATCGAATGCGCCAGCGGCGAACCCCTCACGCCGTTGCAAAAGGCATTCGGCTATCACCGGATGGAGCAGGCTGGCCTGTCCGCGAACGATATCGCAATCCGGTTCAGCGTCACGCGGCAGAGCGTTGACGGGCTGTTGCTTCTGGCCAAGGCGGAACCGGGCATCCACGACTTGGTCCGCGCGGGCACCGTGTCGGCCGCGATCGCCGCTGACGTGATCCGGACCCACGGCGACAAGGCCCTGGCCTACCTGACCGGCCAGGTCGAGCGCGCCACCAGCCAGGGCAAGAAAAAGGTCACCGCCAGCACCATGGGAAAGGCCCTGCCACGCCGCCTGACCGAAACCCTGGCCGCCGTGACGGAAAATTTTTGCGCCTCTCTGCCCCAAGACGTCGCGGAAGTCATTTTGTCGCCTGCTGACGTGGCCGAGGAAAAGACCGTCCCCGTAAAGGTGTCGGAATTGGCCGCGCTGCTGAAAGCACATGCGGAGATCATGGAGTTTAAAACCAAACATCAATGA
- a CDS encoding helix-turn-helix domain-containing protein, producing the protein MNLSYIHSNVGAPKKTRSPHSLVHRHQDPDSHPFPVVLENLLMKSNNLQMVSDVIGRERAVSLARAINPDSTGHRRLYVPAEPVPGHFIAAVVGYPALYDLCRAMGRSQLTLECPDRFMRRERMLDLLRSGMTPSRVARIVGLSRSYVSRVCTRMRYA; encoded by the coding sequence ATGAATCTGTCATACATTCATAGCAATGTTGGGGCTCCTAAGAAAACTCGTTCACCTCATTCACTCGTTCACCGGCATCAAGACCCCGATTCACATCCGTTTCCGGTTGTGTTAGAAAATCTCTTGATGAAGTCTAATAATTTACAGATGGTGTCGGACGTGATCGGTCGTGAACGGGCGGTATCGCTTGCACGGGCGATCAATCCGGACTCGACCGGGCATCGGCGGCTGTATGTCCCGGCGGAGCCTGTTCCCGGGCATTTTATCGCGGCCGTGGTCGGGTATCCGGCCCTGTATGACCTGTGCCGCGCTATGGGCCGATCGCAGCTTACGTTGGAATGCCCGGATCGCTTTATGCGCCGGGAACGCATGCTCGACCTTCTCCGGTCGGGGATGACGCCATCGCGGGTTGCGCGGATTGTCGGTCTCAGCCGTAGCTACGTGTCCCGTGTTTGCACGCGGATGCGCTACGCGTGA
- a CDS encoding terminase small subunit: MAKNSGGKLVNRQELAEILGVSLPTVTAWVRQKMPYVQRGSQGVDWQFDTAAVIQWRADRAADAAGGVLDSADEIERQIALVQLEHARLKFARDAALVVPVDQLERRLSIVFAEIRTAMRNIPSRTAAMLLGETSERQFKKVLSEEIDRALTALSEYDTNLLDESLEDDQSEQPE, from the coding sequence TTGGCAAAAAATTCGGGCGGGAAACTGGTAAATCGCCAGGAATTAGCTGAAATCTTAGGCGTTTCCCTTCCCACGGTAACGGCGTGGGTAAGACAGAAAATGCCATACGTCCAGCGAGGGTCGCAAGGCGTTGATTGGCAGTTTGACACGGCGGCCGTGATCCAGTGGCGCGCGGACCGCGCCGCCGATGCGGCAGGCGGCGTGTTGGACAGCGCGGACGAGATCGAACGGCAAATCGCCCTGGTTCAGCTTGAGCATGCAAGGCTGAAATTCGCCAGGGACGCCGCCCTGGTGGTGCCAGTCGATCAGCTTGAGCGCCGGCTTAGCATCGTTTTTGCCGAAATCCGGACGGCGATGCGCAACATCCCGTCGCGGACGGCGGCGATGCTGCTGGGCGAGACCAGCGAACGGCAATTCAAGAAAGTATTGAGCGAAGAAATTGACCGGGCGCTTACTGCCCTGTCGGAATATGACACCAATTTGTTAGATGAGTCGCTTGAAGACGATCAATCTGAACAGCCTGAGTAA